Proteins from one Chiloscyllium punctatum isolate Juve2018m chromosome 4, sChiPun1.3, whole genome shotgun sequence genomic window:
- the LOC140475973 gene encoding ecto-ADP-ribosyltransferase 5-like — MSYLFLSLLTTLWFHCQSLENVIQLDMVNSSAAYIFSWSSESDQLAISFIPKEAREHGFEDVWTNAVKRMNCIVPSGLTKEHMVALYAYTADYPKHDPFYRRFNEAVRQYGTNEIIYDKRFVYKSYHYLLATALEKLTTHSPAEFEWVYRGIRKLAKGIEGSRMRFGSYTSSSLDEGVALDFIDNNTKWNTMFFISSRYGVQIEKYSCFSEEKEVLIPPYEVFQVGRITSRKYGNYVPLTGVDKQGIQVKLEIGDNGKLVVVPNEGTANSALGGLWILIAAACIVM, encoded by the exons ATGAGCTATTTGTTTCTTTCTCTGCTGACCACCCTCTGGTTTCATT GTCAGAGTCTTGAGAATGTTATCCAGTTGGACATGGTAAACAGTTCTGCAGCTTACATCTTTAGCTGGAGCAGTGAATCCGATCAGCTGGCCATCAGCTTTATCCCGAAGGAAGCACGGGAACATGGCTTTGAGGATGTTTGGACCAACGCAGTGAAGAGAATGAACTGCATTGTTCCCAGTGGGCTCACAAAGGAGCACATGGTCGCACTTTATGCTTATACAGCAGATTATCCCAAACATGATCCCTTCTACAGACGATTCAATGAAGCAGTCAGGCAGTATGGAACCAATGAAATCATCTATGACAAGAGGTTTGTGTATAAAAGTTATCATTACCTGCTGGCCACTGCCCTGGAGAAATTGACAACACATTCTCCTGCAGAGTTTGAGTGGGTTTATCGAGGGATCAGAAAGTTGGCGAAGGGCATTGAGGGGTCAAGGATGCGATTTGGCTCCTACACCTCTTCTTCACTGGATGAAGGTGTTGCCCTGGACTTCATTGATAACAACACAAAGTGGAACACCATGTTCTTCATCAGCTCCCgatatggggtccaaatcgaAAAGTACTCATGTTTCTCTGAAGAGAAGGAGGTCCTGATCCCACCCTACGAGGTGTTCCAAGTGGGAAGGATCACTTCCCGGAAGTATGGCAACTATGTTCCTCTGACGGGGGTGGATAAACAGGGGATCCAGGTGAAACTGGAGATAGGGGATAATGGGAAGCTGGTGGTGGTGCCCAATGAGGGGACAGCAAACTCAGCCCTGGGCGGATTGTGGATTCTGATAGCTGCAGCTTGTATCGTAATGTAA